A genome region from Ctenopharyngodon idella isolate HZGC_01 chromosome 5, HZGC01, whole genome shotgun sequence includes the following:
- the riok2 gene encoding serine/threonine-protein kinase RIO2 encodes MGKLNVVILRYLSRDDFRVLTAVEMGMKNHEIVPVSLIASIASLKHGGCNKVLRELVKHKLLAYERSKTVQGYRLNYGGYDYLALKTLSSRDVILSVGNQMGVGKESDIYIVANAEEEQFALKLHRLGRTSFRNLKNKRDYHKHRHKISWLYLSRLSAMKEYAYMKALYDRGFPVPKPVDYNRHAVVMEFINGYPLCQIREIQDPASLYSEIMELIVKLANHGLIHGDFNEFNLMLDDNDRVTMIDFPQMVSTSHINAEWYFDRDVKCVRDFFIRRFNYESELYPTFKDIRRSCSLDVEISASGYTKELQQDDSLLHPEGPEGEELCEDEDDDISESADDTQQAASEDVISMEEYKHAMLELEGLKISKETPSEENDTEEHEGARCQEDIPTEDIQKETVSDISKDLGRDEEDEVEDECPDLVDLSACNKEFRPFRDQLSLENEHRTRTTSEMSIGSVGSCSTIPPEVIRQKVKRQLTKQQKAAQRRRLQKGEANLVTKERRENQNNIKGSLDAASFWG; translated from the exons ATGGGCAAATTGAACGTCGTTATCCTGAGGTATCTGTCCAGAGATGACTTTAGAGTCCTCACAGCG GTGGAAATGGGCATGAAGAATCACGAAATCGTCCCAGTGAGTCTTATTGCGTCCATTGCCAGTCTCAAACATGGAGGATGCAACAAGGTTTTGCGGGAGTTGGTCAAACACAAACTACTGGCCTATGAACGCAGCAAAA CTGTGCAGGGGTATCGGCTAAATTACGGTGGCTATGATTATCTGGCATTGAAGACACTTTCATCCAGGGATGTTATTTTGTCTGTTGGAAACCAGATGGGAGTCGGCAAAGAGTCAG acatttacattgttgcaaATGCAGAGGAGGAGCAGTTTGctctgaaacttcacagactgGGTAGGACATCCTTCAGAAACTTGAAGAATAAGAGAGATTACCACAAGCACAGACACAAGATCTCATGGCTGTACCTGTCCCGGCTCTCTGCCATGAAAGAGTATGCATATATGAAG GCATTATATGATCGAGGGTTTCCTGTTCCAAAGCCAGTGGACTACAACAGACATGCAGTGGTTATGGAGTTCATTAATGGTTACCCACT GTGTCAGATTCGAGAGATTCAAGACCCTGCTTCACTATACAGCGAAATCATGGAGCTAATAGTCAAACTTGCCAATCATGGCCTGATCCACGGAGACTTCAATGAATTTAACCTCATGCTCGATGACAACGACCGCGTCACAATGATTGACTTCCCTCAGATGGTCTCCACCTCACATATAAATGCAGAATG GTACTTTGATCGAGACGTCAAGTGTGTTCGAGATTTCTTCATCAGGAGATTCAACTACGAAAGTGAACTCTATCCAACATTCAAAGATATCAG AAGATCATGTTCGCTCGATGTGGAGATCTCAGCTAGTGGCTACACCAAGGAGCTGCAGCAGGATGACAGTTTGCTCCACCCTGAAGGTCCAGAGGGTGAGGAACTCTgtgaagatgaagatgatgacATCTCAGAGTcagctgatgacacacaacaggCAGCCTCAGAGGACGTTATCAGCATGGAGGAGTATAAACATGCCATGCTTGAGCTGGAAGGGCTAAAAATTAGCAAGGAGACTCCATCAGAAGAGAACGACACAGAGGAACACGAAGGAGCTCGATGTCAAGAGGACATCCCCACAGAGGACATTCAGAAAGAAACTGTTTCTGACATTTCCAAAGACTTAGGAAGGGATGAAGAGGATGAGGTAGAGGATGAGTGTCCTGATTTGGTTGACCTGTCTGCATGCAACAAAGAATTCAGGCCTTTCAG AGACCAACTGAGCCTTGAGAACGAGCACAGAACTAGAACAACCAGTGAAATGAGCATTGGAAGTGTTGGCAGTTGTTCAACAATCCCACCA GAAGTCATCAGGCAGAAAGTGAAGAGACAGCTCACCAAACAGCAGAAGGCTGCCCAGAGAAGACGTCTGCAGAAGGGTGAGGCCAACCTGGTGACCAAGGAGAGGAGAGAGAATCAGAACAACATTAAGGGCAGTTTGGATGCGGCTTCCTTCTGGGGCTGA